GGTTCCCTGGGAAGGGGTGAACCGATACGAGCTGCTCGTCGACCGGCAGCGGGGCGTGCTCTTGCGCTGCGCGGGAATCGTGGACGGCGTAGAAGCGGGCATCCTGTCTGTACGCTCCGTCGTGTTCGACGAGCCGATCCCGGACGAGGTATTCTCCTGCCCGGCGCCGAAGGGTACCCGCGTCGTGTGGGTCTGAAGCCGACGAACCCGGGACGCCGCATCCGGGCACTGCGCGGGAACGCGCACGGAGGGGAGATGCGCTACTTCGATGCGGCGGCGGGAACGTTGTAAACGATGTGGCGATCCAGCTCGGCGCGGCGCAGGTACGGCTGGATGTAACTGAACGCCTCGGCGGGGATGGCGGAGTCGCTGACGTACTCGCGCCCGCCGATGGTCACGCGCCACGGCCGCCGGTCGTTGCCCTGCGACGCGGAGTAGAACTCCGCCACCGCGGTGTCCGCGCGAAGGCGGATGGTGAGCTCGGGATAATCGTCGGTGTGCTCGATCCGCGGCTCGTAGCGGCCGGGCGCGCGCGGCGCCACCTCCAGCCCGCGCAGGAACGCCCGCATCGCCGTACCGGGGATGGCGATGCGGAGCGGACCGGCGTGCCGGCGGCGCGCCTGCGTCAGCTCGCCCGTCCCCGCGAACGCGAACGTAATTCCCTGCCGCTCCAGGTGATAGACGGCTTCGATCGGGCCCTGCGGCTCCAATCCCATCCAGTAATCCCTGATCTCCACCACCCGCGGCTCGAACGGCGATGCGTCGCGCGCGCCGTCGGCGTCCGCTTGCCTCGGCGCGGACCTTCCGCAGGCGGCAACGATCACCATCATGGCGAGGAGATTGGTGCGGCGCGGGAACGTCATCGACGGACCGGGATCTCTGGTGAACGATGGCCGGGTGCCCTGAAACGAACACCCGGCCTCGATTCTTTCAACCGGCTACGTCAAAAGTTTGCTGTCGGAGTCGGACGCTGCACAGCATCTTCGCATCCGCGGGCCGCCGGCCACCCACACGCCCTTCCTTCGCGTCCGCATTCCCGCATCCGGAGAACACCCATGTCCAGCCGCTCCCTCCGCCGCATCCCCCTCCTTCTGCTCGTGCTCGCCATCGGCGTCGTGCTCGGGCTGGCGGTTTCGTCGGGCACCGCGCAGCGCCGCCGCAACGTGGAACAGCAGCCGCACATGCGGCTTTCGCTCGACGCGCTGCGCTCGGCCGAGCACCACCTGAACGAGGCCACCGGCGACAAGGGCGGCCACCGCGTCCGCGCCATCAACCTCGTGCGCCAGGCCGAGGCCGAGGTCCAGCGCGGCATCGCGTGGGACAACGCGCACTGAGCCGGATCGCCTGATCAGCATCAAATGCAGAAGAGGCCGGGCGCACAGGGCGTCCGGCCTCCATTGTCGTACCTCGACTATCCGGATCCTGCTCACCGTGGCGGGAACACGTCCCGAAGCTGCACCCGCCATCCCGGAACCACATCCCCGCCGTCCAGAAAATCATTCTCTGTGAGGAGAACAATGTCACCGCGGGACCGATATACGGTCGCGGTGCGCCGCTTGGGGTTTACGACTACAACCATCCGACATCCCGCCGCCAGATATTCGGAAACCTTTTCATCAACATCGCTGAACGAGTCTGTCGGCGAAATCACCTCGACCACGAGATCGGGCGCACCGGGCCAGAATCCTTCAATGTCCCCGACTTCATCGACCCGCGGGCGCGTGACAAACGAAACATCGGGCATCCGGATGGTGTCAGGGGTCGAGAAAAGCCTGAAACCCGTATCGGAATTATAAACTTCGCCCAGGTCGTTGGCCGCCGAGTATACCTCGAGCCGGGACAGGATCTTTGCTCCGATCCGACCGTGGCGACTTCCAGCGGGGCTCATCTCGCGGAGCTCTCCGCGGACGAGCTCGCGTCGAACGCCATCATCGGGCATGCGGAACAGCTCGTCGGCTGTGACGAGTGCGGGCTCCGCGGCGGTTGCAGCTCGTGGCATGGCAGCATACCTCAGAAGAACACGGGCTCTTGGTAGGCGCCGAAGACCTCCTCCATGGCCGCGCGGATCTCGTAGAGCGTGGCGTAGGCGCGCACCGCGTCGAGCAGCGGCTCCACCACGTTCTCGCCCGTGCGGCAGGCGTCCTTCAGCCGCGCCAGCGTGGCGTCCACCTGCGCCTGGCTGCGGCGCGCGCGCATGGCCGCCATCCGCTCGCGCTGCCGGTTCTCGCTCTCCTGCGTCACCTTCAGCAGCGGGATCTCCAGCGCCTCGCCCTCGACGGTGAACTCGTTGACGCCTACGATGGTGCGCTCGCCGCCCTCGATCTCCAGCTGCTGGCGCATGGCGCTGCGGGCGATCTCGCGCTGGAAGTAGCCCATCTCGATCCCCGGCACCACGCCGCCCATGCGGTCGACATCGGCGAATATCCGCTCGGCCTCGGCCTCCATCCGGTCGGTCAGCGCCTCCACGTAGTACGAGCCGGCCAGCGGGTCGATCGTGTTCGGCACCCCGGTCTCGTACGCCAGGATCTGCTGCGTGCGCAGCGCGATCTGCACCGCCTTCTCCGTCGGCAGCGCCAGCGTCTCGTCCATCGAGTTGGTGTGCAGCGACTGCGTTCCCCCCAGCACCGCCGCGAGCGCCTGGTAGGCCACGCGCACGATGTTGTTCTCCGGCTGCTGCGCGGTGAGCGTGACGCCGGCGGTCTGCGCGTGCGTGCGCAGGCGCCACGACTCGGGGTTCTTCGCCCCGTAGCGGTCGCGGAGATGGCGCGCCCAGATGCGGCGGCCGGCGCGGAACTTGGCGACCTCCTCGAAGAAGTCGTTGTGCACGTCCCAGAAGAACGACAGCCGCGGCGCGAAGTCGTCCACGTCGAGCCCGCGCGCGATCCCCCGCTCCACGTACTCGAAGCCGTTGCGCAGCGTGTACGCCAGCTCCTGCACGGCCGTGGCGCCCGCCTCGCGGATGTGGTAGCCGGAGATGGAGATGGGGTTGTACTTGGGCGCGTTGGCCGAGCACCACTGGAAGAGGTCGATGATCAGCCGGAGCGCCGGCTCGGGCGGATACACCCACGCGTGCTGCGCCTGGTATTCCTTCAGGATGTCGTTCTGCACCGTCCCGCGCAGCTTCTCCGGCGTCACCCCCTGCTTCTCGGCCGCCACCACGTAGAAGGCGAAGAGGATGAGGGCGGGGCCGTTGATGGTCATCGACACGCTGACCTGGTCCAGCGGGATGCCGTCGAACAGCGTTTCCATGTCGTCGAGCGACGAGATGGCCACGCCGCACTTCCCCACTTCCCCGAGCGAGCGGGGGTGGTCGCTGTCGTAGCCCATCAGCGTGGGGAAGTCGAAGGCCACGGAGAGCCCCGTCTGCCCCCGCTCCAGCAGGAAGTGGTAGCGCGCGTTCGTCTCTTCCGACGTGCCGAAGCCGGCGAACTGGCGCATGGTCCACAGCCGCGTGCGGTACATGGTGCCGTACGGGCCGCGGGTGAAGGGGAACTCGCCGGGGAGGCCGACGGCCGCGTTGTAGTACGCCGCCTCGTCCGCGGAAGGCGCGGGCCGGTCGAGCGGCGTGTACAGCGGCTCCACCGCCGCGCCCGAGACGGAGGTGAAGGGGACGTCGCGCGCGGGCGTGCGCCCGGCCGCGCCCTCCCACGCCGCCAGCGACGCCCGCAGCGTCTCCAGCTCCTTCTCGCGCTCGCGGATGCGCTCCAGCAGCTCCGCCGGCGCCG
The nucleotide sequence above comes from Longimicrobium sp.. Encoded proteins:
- a CDS encoding methylmalonyl-CoA mutase family protein encodes the protein MSVVESGAAPAELLERIREREKELETLRASLAAWEGAAGRTPARDVPFTSVSGAAVEPLYTPLDRPAPSADEAAYYNAAVGLPGEFPFTRGPYGTMYRTRLWTMRQFAGFGTSEETNARYHFLLERGQTGLSVAFDFPTLMGYDSDHPRSLGEVGKCGVAISSLDDMETLFDGIPLDQVSVSMTINGPALILFAFYVVAAEKQGVTPEKLRGTVQNDILKEYQAQHAWVYPPEPALRLIIDLFQWCSANAPKYNPISISGYHIREAGATAVQELAYTLRNGFEYVERGIARGLDVDDFAPRLSFFWDVHNDFFEEVAKFRAGRRIWARHLRDRYGAKNPESWRLRTHAQTAGVTLTAQQPENNIVRVAYQALAAVLGGTQSLHTNSMDETLALPTEKAVQIALRTQQILAYETGVPNTIDPLAGSYYVEALTDRMEAEAERIFADVDRMGGVVPGIEMGYFQREIARSAMRQQLEIEGGERTIVGVNEFTVEGEALEIPLLKVTQESENRQRERMAAMRARRSQAQVDATLARLKDACRTGENVVEPLLDAVRAYATLYEIRAAMEEVFGAYQEPVFF
- a CDS encoding Uma2 family endonuclease encodes the protein MPRAATAAEPALVTADELFRMPDDGVRRELVRGELREMSPAGSRHGRIGAKILSRLEVYSAANDLGEVYNSDTGFRLFSTPDTIRMPDVSFVTRPRVDEVGDIEGFWPGAPDLVVEVISPTDSFSDVDEKVSEYLAAGCRMVVVVNPKRRTATVYRSRGDIVLLTENDFLDGGDVVPGWRVQLRDVFPPR